The following coding sequences are from one Candidatus Hadarchaeales archaeon window:
- the thiD gene encoding bifunctional hydroxymethylpyrimidine kinase/phosphomethylpyrimidine kinase, giving the protein MKIPCALTIAGSDSGGGAGIQADLKTFASLGVHGLSVITALTAQNTLGVHEILEVPTDFVDAQLKAVLSDFEVSWAKTGMLYSPATIRLVRRRTKEHDLKLVVDPVMISTTGHSLLREEASNELKQLVSQAELVTPNIMEAEVLSGVRIRNLKDVERAARKILGLGAKAVLVKGGHLKTKNVVDVLVTRTRIEKIAGPRMPAGGFHGAGCSFSAAITAELAKGKSLIDAAKSAREFIRVAIENSLDVGKGVKPVNPTAKLVIEAEIGKLMREVWAAAKLLESEPSFAELIPEVGVNIAGVILGAKDRSGSVGLSGRIVKVSGKPRVTGFPEIGGSEHVANLVLAAHRLDPSIRAGINVKFSKDVLRICRKIGLSIGSFERRREPRGVKTMIWGVEEVARKTGRVPRIIYDEGGIGKEPMVRILGSSPLEVAEIAILISKNYKKVLSQQARNSES; this is encoded by the coding sequence ATGAAAATTCCGTGTGCGCTGACGATTGCTGGTTCAGACTCTGGTGGTGGAGCTGGAATACAGGCAGATCTCAAGACGTTTGCGAGTTTAGGAGTGCATGGTCTTTCCGTGATAACAGCTTTGACTGCTCAGAACACGCTCGGTGTTCATGAAATTCTTGAGGTTCCAACTGATTTCGTAGATGCGCAATTGAAAGCAGTTCTTTCCGACTTTGAAGTTAGTTGGGCGAAAACTGGAATGCTTTACAGCCCGGCTACAATCCGTTTGGTGAGGCGGAGGACAAAAGAGCACGATCTAAAATTAGTCGTAGATCCAGTTATGATCTCAACGACCGGTCATTCTCTTCTGAGAGAAGAGGCTTCGAACGAACTAAAGCAGCTCGTGTCTCAAGCAGAACTCGTGACCCCAAACATCATGGAGGCAGAGGTACTCTCCGGTGTGAGGATAAGAAATCTCAAGGACGTTGAGAGAGCGGCGAGAAAGATATTGGGACTGGGTGCCAAGGCCGTACTTGTCAAAGGGGGACACCTCAAGACGAAAAACGTTGTGGATGTTCTGGTGACGCGCACTCGGATCGAGAAGATTGCAGGACCGAGAATGCCTGCTGGAGGATTTCACGGAGCGGGATGTTCGTTTTCAGCTGCAATCACCGCGGAGCTTGCAAAGGGAAAATCTCTAATCGATGCTGCGAAATCTGCAAGAGAATTCATACGTGTGGCGATAGAAAACTCGCTCGACGTCGGAAAAGGTGTGAAACCCGTAAACCCGACCGCTAAACTTGTCATCGAGGCGGAAATAGGAAAACTCATGCGCGAAGTATGGGCTGCGGCCAAGCTTTTGGAGAGTGAACCATCTTTTGCCGAATTGATTCCCGAGGTTGGTGTGAACATCGCGGGGGTGATCCTAGGCGCAAAAGATAGAAGCGGTTCGGTTGGACTGAGCGGCAGAATAGTGAAGGTTTCTGGCAAACCGAGGGTGACAGGTTTCCCGGAGATTGGAGGTTCCGAGCACGTTGCGAATTTAGTTCTCGCGGCTCACAGACTAGACCCTTCGATTAGAGCAGGAATAAACGTAAAATTCTCTAAAGATGTTCTGAGAATCTGCAGAAAGATCGGACTGTCTATAGGTTCTTTTGAGAGGCGCAGGGAACCTCGTGGTGTGAAAACGATGATCTGGGGAGTCGAAGAGGTAGCGAGGAAAACAGGACGAGTTCCAAGAATAATTTACGACGAAGGAGGAATTGGAAAAGAGCCGATGGTGCGCATTCTCGGGTCATCTCCACTAGAGGTTGCCGAGATAGCTATTCTTATCTCAAAGAATTACAAAAAAGTTTTGTCTCAGCAAGCGCGAAATTCTGAGAGCTAA
- a CDS encoding 4Fe-4S binding protein has product MPPEVDVKKCDGCGRCAEVCPANVFDIINEKADVARPEDCLECRACEAACPKGAISFP; this is encoded by the coding sequence TTGCCGCCAGAAGTCGATGTAAAAAAATGTGATGGTTGTGGAAGGTGCGCAGAAGTTTGTCCGGCAAATGTCTTTGACATAATTAATGAGAAAGCGGATGTGGCAAGACCAGAAGATTGTTTAGAGTGCAGGGCATGTGAGGCAGCCTGTCCTAAGGGAGCCATTTCATTTCCGTGA
- a CDS encoding 30S ribosomal protein S17e, whose amino-acid sequence MGRVRTTFIKRAARELLQKYPEKFGTDFEQNKKIVDELLPHLGKPIRNRIAGYISTLIQQQKGGD is encoded by the coding sequence ATGGGGCGTGTGAGAACGACGTTCATAAAGAGGGCGGCGAGGGAACTCCTACAAAAATATCCGGAAAAATTCGGAACAGACTTTGAGCAAAACAAAAAAATCGTGGACGAACTCCTTCCGCATCTTGGAAAACCCATCCGCAACCGAATAGCAGGATATATAAGCACGCTCATTCAACAGCAAAAAGGAGGTGATTAG
- a CDS encoding TatD family hydrolase, whose amino-acid sequence MRLVDCHAHLAELLNLDQELEKAKEVGVRAIVAVGTDKTSNEIVRRISEKYQGYVFPALGLHPWNLGNDIEKEVRSIEKHIEECIALGEVGLDFKYQTPRELQTKAFSLILDLASRYDKPIIVHSRWAWREAFEMVRDVGIKRAVFHWYSGPLDVMREILAEGYYISATPAVEFSEAHKRAIRETPLERLLLETDSPVKYRGVPSGPQDITKTLEGVARLKEVEKAKVAEITTENATEFFNIKL is encoded by the coding sequence ATGAGGCTGGTGGATTGCCACGCACACCTCGCGGAGTTGTTAAATCTAGACCAAGAGCTTGAGAAAGCTAAAGAAGTCGGCGTGCGGGCTATCGTAGCGGTTGGAACAGATAAAACTTCTAATGAAATCGTGAGACGGATTTCCGAAAAGTATCAAGGATATGTATTTCCAGCTTTGGGGCTTCATCCGTGGAATCTGGGCAACGATATTGAGAAAGAAGTTCGATCGATCGAAAAACACATCGAAGAATGCATCGCGCTTGGTGAGGTCGGATTGGATTTCAAATATCAGACACCGAGAGAACTGCAGACTAAGGCTTTTTCTCTAATACTCGATCTGGCCAGTCGCTACGATAAACCAATCATAGTACACTCGAGATGGGCGTGGCGTGAAGCTTTTGAAATGGTAAGGGATGTTGGAATCAAGAGAGCGGTTTTCCACTGGTATAGCGGTCCGCTTGACGTCATGCGAGAAATTTTGGCTGAGGGATATTATATTTCGGCAACTCCGGCCGTTGAGTTCAGTGAAGCGCACAAGAGAGCGATTAGAGAAACTCCTCTGGAGAGGTTACTGCTTGAGACGGATTCTCCTGTGAAGTATCGTGGGGTCCCATCGGGTCCACAAGATATCACAAAAACGCTTGAAGGTGTGGCGCGGCTCAAGGAGGTGGAAAAAGCCAAAGTCGCAGAAATCACAACAGAAAATGCCACTGAATTCTTTAATATTAAGCTTTAG